The Montipora capricornis isolate CH-2021 chromosome 6, ASM3666992v2, whole genome shotgun sequence genome has a window encoding:
- the LOC138052674 gene encoding terminal nucleotidyltransferase 5C-like, with protein sequence MELANNCQVLTFDQVNRLHNVLSQPVFIHGRGNFPTLEVPLKDLIEKVTVGLKEEGLKVRDLRLNGSTASSILSSESNCSYNDIDLIFGVEIRSSSHLQQIKCIVLNSLLNFFPNSVSKDRMNSCTLKEAYVQKMVKVSTDNDRWSLISLWNNEGKNVELKFVDSMRRQFEFSVDSFQIVLDSLLGFYKLSPVPMKPNFFPTVVAESVYGDIKVALYHLDNKLIATRNPEEIRGGGLLKYCNLLVRNYVPENFEEIKVLERYMCSRFFIDFSDLQRQQQKLESYLANHFIGDERGQYEYLKLLYQIVSASTVCLMGHERKQTLRLIDYLAKKHSLVQYVPVMIYGDKTYSIVQPTSFLLPMSDTQNCSPFFNNNLVPCF encoded by the coding sequence ATGGAGCTTGCAAACAATTGTCAAGTCCTTACTTTTGATCAAGTCAATCGACTTCACAACGTACTCAGTCAACCTGTGTTCATCCATGGCCGAGGAAATTTTCCAACGCTCGAAGTGCCACTGAAAGATTTGATAGAAAAGGTGACAGTGGGTTTGAAAGAAGAAGGATTAAAAGTTCGAGACTTGAGATTAAATGGAAGCACTGCCAGTAGTATACTGAGCTCGGAAAGCAACTGTTCATACAACGACATTGATTTGATCTTTGGAGTGGAGATTCGCTCGAGTTCTCACTTACAACAGATCAAATGTATCGTACTCAACTCGCTTCTTAATTTCTTCCCCAACAGCGTGTCGAAGGACAGAATGAATAGCTGCACTCTCAAGGAAGCCTACGTCCAAAAAATGGTCAAAGTCTCTACTGACAACGATCGATGGTCCCTAATTTCGCTCTGGAACAACGAGGGAAAGAATGTCGAGTTGAAATTCGTCGACTCAATGCGGAGGCAATTCGAGTTTTCGGTCGATTCTTTCCAGATTGTCCTCGACTCGTTGCTGGGTTTCTACAAGTTGTCTCCAGTGCCGATGAAACCGAACTTCTTTCCCACTGTTGTGGCGGAATCGGTGTATGGGGATATTAAAGTTGCCCTATATCATTTAGACAACAAACTTATCGCTACCCGTAATCCAGAGGAAATCCGTGGAGGTGGTCTTCTGAAGTACTGCAATCTGTTGGTGCGAAACTATGTACCAGAGAACTTCGAGGAGATCAAGGTCCTCGAAAGATACATGTGCAGTCGATTTTTCATCGACTTCAGTGATCTCCAGCGGCAACAACAGAAACTGGAAAGCTACTTAGCGAATCATTTTATCGGAGACGAGCGCGGTCAGTATGAATATTTAAAGCTCCTCTATCAAATTGTTTCTGCTTCGACGGTTTGCCTCATGGGACACGAACGAAAACAAACTCTTCGCCTCATCGACTACTTGGCAAAGAAACACAGCTTAGTACAGTATGTCCCGGTGATGATCTATGGCGACAAGACATACTCCATCGTTCAGCCCACAAGCTTCTTGTTGCCTATGTCCGATACACAGAACTGCAGTCCGTTCTTTAACAACAACTTGGTACCTTGTTTCTAA
- the LOC138052669 gene encoding 2-oxoisovalerate dehydrogenase subunit beta, mitochondrial-like, translating into MASSRRVKDLLSTKFARRIYHLGKSKSGTTSQGYFRYASTFSFVPDSPSPLYGQTQKMNLFQSLTNAMDIILDSDPSAVIFGEDVAFGGVFRCTVGLKDKYGKDRVFNTPLSEQGIVGFGIGLAAAGATAIAEIQFADYIFPAFDQFVNEASKFRYRSGNLFNCGSLTVRAPCGAVGHGALYHSQSVESFFAHTPGLKVVVPRGPIQAKGLFISSVRDKNPTIFFEPKILYRQAVEEVPLADYEIPLSEAEILEQGSDVTVVGWGTQIHVLREVCKMAKDELGASCELIDLQTILPWDEETVIKSVLKTGRLLIAHEAPLTGGFAAEISSTVQENCFLSLEAPVQRVCGWDTPFSLIFEPFYLPDKWRCFEALKKIMSY; encoded by the exons atggcgtcgtCTCGACGAGTAAAGGATCTTTTGAGCACGAAGTTTGCAAGACGGATTTATCACTTAGGAAAGTCAAAATCGGGTACTACATCGCAGGGATATTTTCGATATGCTTCTACCTTTTCGTTTGTGCCAGACTCACCGTCGCCTCTCTATG gtCAAACACAAAAGATGAACTTATTTCAATCACTTACAAATGCAATGGATATCATTCTTGATTCTGATCCATCCGCAG TGATTTTTGGAGAGGATGTAGCTTTTGGTGGAGTATTTAGGTGCACTGTTGGACTGAAGGACAAATATG GTAAAGACAGAGTATTTAATACTCCACTTAGTGAACAAGGAATTGTTGGTTTTGGAATTGGTTTGGCAGCAGCTGGGGCTACAGCTATTGCAGAGATCCAGTTTGCTGATTATATCTTTCCAGCATTTGATCAA TTTGTGAATGAAGCTTCCAAGTTCAGGTACCGCTCAGGAAATCTTTTCAACTGTGGGAGTTTAACAGTACGGGCACCATGTGGTGCTGTTGGTCATGGGGCCCTTTATCATTCCCAGTCAGTGGAGAGTTTCTTTGCTCATACACCTGGGTTAAAG GTAGTTGTCCCAAGAGGACCCATTCAAGCCAAAGGACTTTTCATTTCGTCTGTCCGCGACAAAAATCCAACCATATTTTTTGAGCCCAAGATCTTGTACAGGCAAGCAGTTGAAGAGGTTCCATTGGCAGACTATGAGATACCACTGTCAGAAGCAGAAATATTGGAACAAG GTTCTGATGTGACGGTTGTTGGTTGGGGTACTCAGATCCATGTATTACGCGAGGTCTGTAAAATGGCTAAAGATGAGCTGGGTGCAAGCTGTGAATTGATTGATTTGCAAACAATTCTACCTTGGGATGAAGAAACGGTTATCAAG TCTGTTCTTAAAACAGGGAGGCTCCTAATAGCACACGAAGCTCCGTTAACTGGTGGATTTGCAGCAGAAATCAGCAGCACAGTGCAG GAAAACTGTTTCCTTTCTCTAGAAGCTCCCGTCCAGCGTGTCTGTGGCTGGGACACACCCTTCTCTCTGATTTTTGAACCGTTCTATCTGCCAGACAAGTGGAGGTGTTTTGAAGCTCTGAAGAAAATCATGAGCTATTAA